One stretch of Burkholderia sp. NRF60-BP8 DNA includes these proteins:
- the shc gene encoding squalene--hopene cyclase encodes MIRRMNKSAPSPWSALDTAIARGRDALVRLQQPDGSWCFELESDATITAEYILMMHFMDRIDDVRQEKMARYLRANQRLDTHGAWALYVDGAPDVSCSVKAYFALKAAGDSEHAPHMIRARDAILKLGGAARSNVFTRILLATFGQVPWRATPFMPVEFVLFPKWVPISMYKVAYWARTTMVPLLVLCSLKARARNPRNVSIRELFVTPPDEERRYFPPARGMRRLFLALDRTVRHIEPLIPKRLRQRAIRHAQAWCAERMNGEDGLGGIFPPIVYSYQMMQVLGYPDDHPLRRDCENALEKLLVTRPDGSVYCQPCLSPVWDTAWSTMALEQARGVAAPETGESAGALRELDARIARAYDWLAERQVNDLRGDWVENVPADVEPGGWAFQYANPYYPDIDDSAVVTAMLDRRGRTHRHADGTHPYASRVARALDWMRGLQSRNGGFAAFDADCDRMYLNAIPFADHGALLDPPTEDVSGRVLLCFGVTKRAEDRASLARCIDYVKRTQQPDGSWWGRWGTNYLYGTWSVLAGLALAGEDKSQPYIARALDWLRARQHADGGWGETNDSYIDPKLAGTNGGESTSNCTAWALLAQMAFGDCESDSVKRGIAYLQSVQQEDGFWWHRSHNAPGFPRIFYLKYHGYTAYFPLWALARYRRLAGAAAAAPAVVEADGTAIA; translated from the coding sequence ATGATCCGCCGCATGAACAAATCGGCCCCCTCCCCCTGGTCCGCGCTCGACACTGCCATCGCCCGTGGACGCGACGCACTCGTGCGCCTTCAGCAGCCCGACGGCAGCTGGTGTTTCGAACTCGAATCCGACGCGACGATCACCGCGGAATACATCCTGATGATGCATTTCATGGACAGGATCGACGACGTGCGCCAGGAGAAGATGGCGCGCTACCTGCGCGCGAACCAGCGGCTCGACACGCACGGCGCATGGGCGCTGTACGTCGACGGCGCGCCGGACGTGTCGTGCAGCGTGAAGGCGTATTTCGCGCTGAAGGCGGCCGGCGACAGCGAACACGCGCCGCACATGATCCGCGCGCGCGACGCGATCCTGAAGCTCGGCGGCGCGGCACGCTCGAACGTGTTCACACGCATCCTGCTCGCGACGTTCGGGCAAGTGCCGTGGCGCGCGACGCCATTCATGCCGGTCGAATTCGTGCTGTTCCCGAAGTGGGTGCCGATCTCGATGTACAAGGTTGCGTACTGGGCGCGCACGACGATGGTGCCGCTGCTCGTGCTGTGCTCGCTGAAGGCGCGGGCGCGCAATCCGCGCAACGTCTCGATCCGCGAACTGTTCGTCACGCCGCCGGACGAAGAGCGCCGGTACTTCCCGCCCGCGCGCGGCATGCGCCGGCTGTTCCTCGCGCTCGACCGCACGGTCCGCCATATCGAGCCGCTGATACCGAAGCGCCTGCGGCAGCGCGCGATCCGGCATGCGCAAGCGTGGTGTGCGGAACGGATGAACGGCGAGGATGGGCTCGGCGGCATTTTCCCGCCGATCGTGTACAGCTATCAGATGATGCAGGTGCTCGGCTACCCGGACGACCATCCGCTGCGGCGCGACTGCGAAAACGCGCTGGAGAAGCTGCTGGTCACGCGGCCGGACGGCAGTGTGTATTGCCAGCCGTGCCTGTCGCCGGTGTGGGACACCGCGTGGAGCACGATGGCGCTCGAGCAGGCGCGCGGTGTCGCGGCGCCGGAAACCGGCGAGTCGGCCGGCGCGCTGCGCGAACTCGATGCACGCATCGCCCGCGCGTACGACTGGCTGGCCGAGCGGCAGGTGAACGACCTGCGCGGCGACTGGGTCGAGAACGTCCCGGCCGACGTCGAGCCGGGCGGATGGGCGTTCCAGTACGCAAATCCGTATTACCCGGACATCGACGACAGCGCGGTCGTCACCGCGATGCTCGATCGGCGCGGCCGTACGCACCGCCATGCGGACGGTACGCACCCGTATGCGTCGCGCGTCGCACGCGCGCTCGACTGGATGCGCGGGCTGCAATCGCGCAACGGCGGCTTCGCGGCGTTCGATGCGGACTGCGACCGCATGTACCTGAACGCGATCCCGTTCGCCGATCATGGCGCGCTGCTCGATCCGCCGACCGAGGACGTATCGGGCCGCGTGCTGCTGTGCTTCGGCGTGACGAAGCGCGCGGAAGACCGCGCATCGCTCGCGCGCTGCATCGACTACGTGAAGCGCACGCAGCAGCCCGACGGCAGCTGGTGGGGCCGCTGGGGCACGAACTACCTGTACGGCACGTGGAGCGTGCTGGCCGGCCTCGCGCTCGCCGGCGAGGACAAGTCGCAACCCTATATCGCACGCGCGCTCGACTGGCTGCGCGCGCGGCAGCATGCGGACGGCGGCTGGGGCGAGACGAACGACAGCTACATCGACCCGAAGCTGGCCGGCACGAACGGCGGCGAAAGCACGTCGAACTGCACCGCGTGGGCGCTGCTCGCGCAGATGGCGTTCGGCGACTGCGAATCCGATTCGGTGAAACGCGGCATCGCGTATCTGCAGTCGGTGCAGCAGGAAGACGGTTTCTGGTGGCACCGTTCGCACAATGCGCCGGGCTTTCCGCGCATCTTCTACCTGAAGTATCACGGCTATACCGCGTACTTCCCGCTGTGGGCGCTCGCGCGTTACCGGCGGCTGGCGGGTGCCGCCGCTGCTGCGCCGGCGGTCGTCGAAGCGGACGGCACGGCTATCGCTTGA
- a CDS encoding ankyrin repeat domain-containing protein: protein MSIAWDGITGADVLDDAQLASRHALADAARDGAWATLIERVAQQPALVNATRPGGTSLYAPLHQAAYGGAPQEVVAELLRLGAWRMLRDARGERAVDIAASRGHRHLVALLTPQPRRVVPDGTLCAIQRHFHDMIGGRIAHLRVDALRFPELETLLEFDAQAGRMWFAVPGMYGGFRYALRTDGDAAVLVSESWSRVVGGSGQRHEITAHGCTLVEEGFV, encoded by the coding sequence TTGAGCATCGCATGGGACGGAATCACGGGCGCCGACGTGCTCGACGACGCGCAACTGGCGAGCAGGCACGCATTGGCCGATGCGGCGCGCGACGGCGCATGGGCGACACTGATCGAGCGTGTCGCGCAACAGCCCGCGCTCGTCAACGCGACGCGGCCGGGCGGCACGTCGCTATACGCGCCGCTGCATCAGGCCGCGTATGGCGGCGCGCCGCAGGAAGTCGTCGCGGAATTGCTGCGGCTCGGCGCGTGGCGCATGCTGCGGGACGCGCGAGGCGAGCGCGCGGTCGACATTGCCGCGTCGCGCGGGCATCGGCATCTGGTCGCGCTGTTGACGCCGCAGCCGCGGCGCGTCGTGCCCGACGGCACGTTGTGCGCCATCCAGCGTCATTTCCACGACATGATCGGTGGCCGCATCGCGCATCTGCGGGTCGACGCACTGCGTTTTCCCGAACTCGAAACGCTGCTCGAATTCGACGCGCAAGCCGGGCGCATGTGGTTCGCGGTGCCCGGCATGTATGGCGGATTCCGTTACGCGCTGCGTACGGACGGCGATGCCGCGGTGCTCGTGTCCGAGAGCTGGAGCCGCGTGGTCGGCGGCTCGGGCCAGCGGCACGAGATCACGGCCCACGGCTGCACGCTGGTCGAAGAGGGCTTCGTCTGA
- the ampC gene encoding class C beta-lactamase, with amino-acid sequence MRFNATRFAATLFVAACATAAAGRAAAVTQDDLHDTVTRHIAPLMKQYAIPGMAVGIVADGKPYVFDYGVMSKQTGKPVTGDTLFEIGSVSKTLTATLAADAQEGGELSLADPAAKYLPEVQGKPFGVVTLLQLGTHTPGGTPLQVPDGIRDDAGLIRYLGAWRPDYAPGTHRKYSNVAIGMLGWLTAKAMHRDFATLMEQRLFPALGMTHTYIDVPDARMADYAQGYTKDGKPTRMTQGMLWQQAYGVRTTAADLLRFVQANMGMIQTAPRLQRAIERTHTGYFRAGPLTQDLIWEQYPYPVALPTLLAGNAPKMLFDAVPASAIQPPLAPNPATWINKTGSTGGFSTYVAFVPAKRIAIVMLANGNVPIEDRVKVAYRILGSLGDGR; translated from the coding sequence ATGCGATTCAATGCGACACGCTTCGCCGCGACCCTGTTCGTCGCCGCATGCGCGACCGCCGCGGCCGGTCGTGCGGCCGCCGTCACGCAGGACGACCTCCACGACACCGTCACCCGTCATATCGCGCCGCTGATGAAGCAGTACGCAATCCCCGGCATGGCGGTCGGCATCGTCGCCGACGGCAAGCCCTACGTGTTCGACTACGGCGTGATGTCGAAGCAAACCGGCAAGCCGGTGACCGGCGACACGCTGTTCGAAATCGGCTCGGTGAGCAAGACGCTGACCGCGACGCTCGCCGCCGACGCGCAGGAGGGCGGCGAACTGTCGCTCGCGGACCCCGCGGCCAAATATCTGCCCGAGGTGCAGGGCAAGCCGTTCGGCGTCGTGACGCTGCTTCAGCTCGGCACGCACACGCCCGGCGGGACGCCGCTGCAGGTACCGGACGGCATCCGCGACGACGCGGGCCTGATCCGCTATCTCGGCGCGTGGCGGCCCGACTATGCGCCCGGCACGCACCGCAAGTATTCGAACGTCGCGATCGGCATGCTCGGCTGGCTCACAGCGAAGGCGATGCACCGGGATTTCGCGACGCTGATGGAGCAGCGGCTCTTTCCCGCGCTCGGGATGACGCACACCTACATCGACGTGCCCGACGCGCGCATGGCCGACTATGCGCAGGGCTACACGAAGGACGGCAAGCCGACCCGGATGACGCAAGGCATGCTGTGGCAGCAGGCGTACGGCGTGCGGACCACGGCGGCCGACCTGCTGCGCTTCGTGCAGGCGAACATGGGGATGATCCAGACCGCGCCGCGCCTGCAGCGCGCGATCGAACGCACGCACACCGGCTACTTCCGCGCAGGCCCGCTGACGCAGGATTTGATCTGGGAACAGTATCCGTACCCGGTCGCGCTGCCCACGCTGCTCGCGGGCAATGCGCCGAAGATGCTGTTCGATGCGGTGCCGGCCAGCGCGATCCAGCCGCCGCTCGCGCCGAACCCCGCGACCTGGATCAACAAGACGGGTTCGACCGGCGGCTTCAGCACGTATGTCGCGTTCGTGCCCGCGAAGCGGATCGCGATCGTGATGCTCGCGAACGGCAACGTGCCGATCGAGGACCGCGTGAAGGTCGCGTACCGGATCCTCGGATCGCTCGGCGACGGGCGGTAA
- a CDS encoding alpha/beta fold hydrolase: MNAEFDDDELVRFDAHGGTPLPVADAEGWLDHDGARIWHASFGQGPAVVLLHGGLGHGGNWGNQVPALRAAGYRAIVIDSRGHGRSTRDDRPYSYERMASDVLAVLDALRVDRARFVGWSDGACIALVLAARAPERAAGVFFFACNMDPGGTKDMVPSPLIDRCFARHRKDYAHLSATPDQFDAFVAAVSEMMRTQPNYTAQDLAAIAVPVAIVQGEHDEFIRPEHAAYLARTIPGATLTILPGVSHFAPLQRPVRFNAAMLAFLDRLPG; encoded by the coding sequence ATGAATGCGGAATTCGACGACGACGAACTCGTCCGCTTCGACGCGCACGGCGGCACGCCGCTGCCGGTGGCCGATGCCGAAGGATGGCTCGACCACGACGGCGCGCGCATTTGGCACGCGTCGTTCGGCCAGGGGCCGGCGGTCGTGCTGCTGCACGGCGGCCTCGGCCATGGCGGCAACTGGGGCAACCAGGTACCGGCGCTGCGCGCGGCCGGCTACCGCGCGATCGTGATCGACAGCCGCGGCCACGGCCGCAGCACGCGCGACGACCGACCCTACTCGTACGAACGCATGGCATCGGACGTGCTGGCCGTGCTCGACGCGCTGCGGGTCGACCGTGCACGTTTCGTCGGCTGGAGCGACGGCGCATGCATCGCGCTCGTGCTGGCCGCCCGTGCGCCGGAACGCGCGGCCGGCGTGTTCTTCTTCGCGTGCAACATGGATCCGGGCGGCACGAAGGACATGGTGCCGAGCCCGCTGATCGACCGTTGTTTCGCGCGACATCGCAAGGACTATGCGCACCTGTCCGCGACACCGGACCAGTTCGACGCGTTCGTGGCCGCCGTCAGCGAAATGATGCGCACGCAACCGAATTACACCGCGCAGGATCTCGCGGCGATCGCCGTGCCGGTTGCGATCGTGCAGGGCGAGCACGACGAATTCATCCGGCCCGAGCATGCGGCGTACCTCGCGCGAACGATTCCCGGCGCGACGCTGACGATCCTGCCCGGCGTGAGCCATTTTGCGCCGCTGCAGCGGCCCGTGCGGTTCAACGCGGCGATGCTGGCGTTTCTCGACCGGCTGCCGGGGTGA
- a CDS encoding beta-propeller fold lactonase family protein, translated as MHSNPFRPRSARLLAALAFATTAVAVHAADWIVSGNDGKYQRVEGRDTYLPSPPADTLTLLDASIFPPKVALQVDVENGIQGPPQAVAITPDAKLALVGAPTRYDTAAKQLMFDTFLQVVNLDTAPPAITRVELGTHPQGIAIDRSGRLALVANVDGSVSILRIDGTHVTLDGTLKIGKKRLAGISFTHDGKHALVSLRDEQGIAVLNVDDGNVTDSGTRLSTGVAPYTIDVSSDNRWAVVSNVGLAGLPGYTGTLAGDADSVALIDVSRVPFRTVQYLTVPSLPEGVAISPNGKWIAVQAMDGSNLTADNPGRHKLGRVLLFEIRDGQAVKVSEAPGGEAAQGIVFTADSRHVIVQFNVERQLALYAVEGGKLRDTGKRIALTAGPSSLRTLPR; from the coding sequence ATGCATTCGAATCCCTTCCGCCCGCGCAGCGCGCGCCTGCTCGCCGCGCTGGCCTTCGCCACGACGGCCGTTGCCGTGCACGCCGCCGACTGGATCGTGTCCGGCAACGACGGCAAGTACCAGCGCGTCGAGGGTCGCGACACCTATCTGCCGTCCCCGCCCGCGGATACGCTGACGCTTCTCGACGCGAGCATCTTTCCGCCGAAGGTCGCGCTGCAGGTCGACGTCGAGAACGGCATCCAGGGGCCGCCGCAGGCCGTCGCGATCACGCCCGACGCGAAGCTCGCGCTCGTCGGTGCGCCGACGCGCTATGACACGGCCGCGAAGCAGCTCATGTTCGACACGTTCCTGCAGGTCGTGAATCTCGACACCGCGCCGCCCGCGATTACGCGCGTCGAGCTCGGCACGCATCCGCAAGGGATCGCGATCGACCGCTCGGGCCGGCTCGCGCTCGTCGCCAACGTCGATGGTAGCGTGTCGATCCTGCGCATCGACGGCACGCACGTGACGCTCGACGGCACCCTGAAAATCGGCAAGAAGCGGTTGGCCGGGATCAGCTTCACGCACGACGGCAAGCATGCGCTCGTGTCGCTGCGCGACGAGCAGGGCATCGCGGTGCTGAACGTCGACGACGGCAACGTGACCGACAGCGGCACGCGCCTGAGCACGGGCGTTGCGCCGTACACGATCGACGTGTCGAGCGACAACCGCTGGGCCGTCGTCAGCAACGTCGGGCTCGCCGGGCTGCCGGGTTACACCGGCACGCTCGCGGGCGATGCCGATTCGGTCGCGTTGATCGACGTATCGCGCGTGCCGTTTCGCACGGTCCAGTATTTGACGGTGCCGTCGCTGCCGGAAGGCGTCGCGATTTCTCCGAACGGCAAGTGGATCGCCGTGCAGGCGATGGACGGCTCGAACCTGACGGCCGACAACCCGGGTCGCCACAAGCTCGGCAGGGTGCTGCTGTTCGAAATCCGCGACGGGCAGGCGGTGAAGGTGAGCGAGGCGCCGGGCGGCGAAGCCGCGCAGGGCATCGTGTTTACCGCCGACAGCCGGCACGTGATCGTGCAGTTCAACGTCGAACGGCAGCTTGCGCTGTATGCGGTCGAGGGCGGCAAGCTGCGCGACACGGGCAAGCGGATCGCGCTGACGGCCGGGCCGTCTTCGTTGAGGACGTTGCCGCGCTGA
- a CDS encoding M81 family metallopeptidase, producing MKILIARMNHETNTFSPVPTPLAAFGRNGPDWGDDAYRANRGMRTAMAAFIDAAEREGADIVTPVSAAANPSGPVAADAYAAICDAIVAAAPGCDAVMLDLHGAMVAEQSVDGEGDLLARVRAALPGAPIAVALDLHANVTQKMIDHADVIVSFKTYPHVDMYETGEHAARLLLDRLHGRARPVLAWRQPPLMTSTLRSASAEGAMRRAVEAACAAEADGMLAVSILPGFSLADIPAPCISVVVVADGDRAAADAAAERIARQIWDARDEFVYRSAPLAESVARAAALAHGADRPVLMLDHGDNCMSGGPCDTMDLLEAALAHGLDGIVSGPLCDPEAVAALIDAGVGATVTVPVGNRLPSHGGVRREPFRATGIVRAITDGEYVITGPTYTGQRAYMGRAAVLDIGTATLVVTERTQEPWDLGVFESVGVDPRRARFLLLKSRMYCRPVFVPISSALVECDSRGVTGSDFGLFRYERLARPVYPLDDIERWEPGARSTG from the coding sequence ATGAAGATCCTGATCGCCCGGATGAACCACGAGACCAACACGTTCTCGCCGGTGCCGACGCCGCTTGCCGCGTTCGGCCGCAACGGCCCCGACTGGGGCGACGACGCGTATCGCGCGAATCGCGGGATGCGCACCGCGATGGCCGCGTTCATCGACGCGGCCGAGCGCGAAGGCGCCGATATCGTGACGCCCGTGTCGGCGGCCGCGAACCCGAGCGGGCCGGTCGCGGCCGACGCGTATGCGGCGATCTGCGATGCGATCGTCGCCGCCGCGCCCGGCTGCGATGCGGTGATGCTCGACCTGCACGGCGCGATGGTCGCCGAGCAGAGCGTGGACGGCGAGGGCGACCTGCTCGCGCGCGTGCGCGCGGCGCTGCCCGGTGCGCCGATCGCGGTCGCGCTCGACCTGCACGCGAACGTCACGCAGAAGATGATCGATCACGCGGACGTGATCGTCAGTTTCAAGACGTATCCGCACGTCGACATGTACGAGACCGGCGAGCATGCGGCGCGGCTGCTGCTCGACCGGCTTCACGGCCGCGCGCGGCCCGTGCTCGCGTGGCGGCAGCCGCCGCTGATGACGTCGACGCTGCGCAGCGCGAGCGCCGAAGGCGCGATGCGGCGCGCGGTGGAGGCCGCGTGCGCGGCCGAGGCGGATGGAATGCTGGCGGTATCGATCCTGCCCGGTTTCTCGCTCGCGGATATTCCCGCGCCGTGCATCAGCGTGGTCGTGGTGGCCGACGGCGATCGCGCTGCCGCCGACGCCGCAGCCGAACGCATTGCGCGGCAGATCTGGGACGCGCGCGACGAATTCGTGTATCGCAGCGCGCCGCTCGCCGAATCGGTCGCGCGGGCCGCGGCGCTCGCCCACGGCGCGGATCGCCCGGTGCTGATGCTCGATCACGGCGACAACTGCATGTCGGGCGGCCCGTGCGACACGATGGACCTGCTCGAAGCCGCGCTCGCGCACGGGCTCGACGGGATCGTCAGCGGGCCGTTGTGCGATCCCGAAGCCGTCGCGGCGCTGATCGACGCGGGCGTCGGCGCCACCGTCACGGTGCCGGTCGGCAACCGGCTGCCGTCGCACGGCGGCGTGCGGCGCGAACCGTTCCGCGCGACGGGCATCGTGCGCGCGATCACCGACGGCGAATACGTGATCACGGGGCCGACGTATACCGGGCAGCGTGCGTACATGGGCCGCGCGGCGGTGCTCGACATCGGCACGGCCACGCTCGTCGTCACCGAGCGCACGCAGGAGCCGTGGGATCTCGGCGTGTTCGAGAGCGTCGGCGTCGATCCACGCCGTGCGCGCTTCCTGCTGCTGAAGTCGCGGATGTATTGCCGGCCGGTGTTCGTGCCGATTTCGTCCGCGCTGGTCGAATGCGACAGTCGCGGCGTGACGGGCTCGGACTTCGGACTGTTCCGCTACGAGCGGCTCGCGCGGCCGGTGTATCCGCTCGACGACATCGAGCGGTGGGAGCCGGGCGCGCGTTCGACGGGCTGA
- a CDS encoding Zn-dependent hydrolase, translated as MQVQDVTPGVAASGLRVDGARLWDSLMRLARIGATDKGGVCRLALTDLDRQARDLFVAWAKEIGCTVRVDAIGNIFARRAGERDDLPPVATGSHIDTQPTGGKFDGNYGVLAGLEVLRTLDDAGVRTRAPLEVVVWTNEEGSRFVPVMMGSGVFAGAFTLDHALAQRDRDGVSVRDALAAIGYAGGADDGHGAHPVGAYFEAHIEQGPVLEAHDTTIGVVEGALGQRWYDVTVHGMEAHAGPTPMELRRDALLVAADLVRAVNGIARAHPPHGRGTVGWVDVHPNSRNVIPGRVTLTVDLRAADDATLASMDAQLRATCADLGAAAGMRIDIEPVVYFPPQPFDPALIEQVRAGAHALGLSSMNVISGAGHDAVYLARVAPTAMIFVPCKDGISHNEIEDADPVHLEAGCNVLLHAMLGAAGIAEGRAR; from the coding sequence ATGCAAGTACAGGATGTGACTCCGGGCGTCGCGGCGTCCGGCTTGCGCGTCGATGGCGCGCGGCTGTGGGACAGCCTGATGCGCCTCGCGCGGATCGGTGCGACCGACAAGGGCGGTGTGTGCCGTCTCGCGCTCACGGACCTCGATCGCCAGGCACGCGACTTGTTCGTCGCCTGGGCCAAGGAAATCGGCTGCACCGTGCGCGTCGATGCGATCGGCAATATCTTTGCGCGGCGCGCGGGCGAACGGGACGACCTGCCGCCCGTGGCGACGGGCAGCCATATCGACACGCAGCCGACCGGCGGCAAGTTCGACGGCAACTACGGCGTGCTGGCCGGCCTCGAGGTGCTGCGTACGCTCGATGACGCCGGGGTGCGTACGCGCGCGCCGCTCGAGGTGGTCGTCTGGACCAACGAAGAAGGGTCGCGCTTCGTTCCGGTGATGATGGGGTCCGGCGTGTTCGCGGGCGCGTTCACGCTCGACCATGCGCTCGCGCAACGCGATCGCGATGGCGTGTCGGTGCGCGATGCGCTGGCCGCGATCGGCTATGCGGGCGGCGCGGACGACGGGCACGGTGCGCATCCGGTCGGCGCGTATTTCGAAGCGCATATCGAGCAGGGGCCGGTATTGGAGGCGCACGACACGACGATCGGCGTGGTCGAGGGCGCGCTCGGGCAGCGCTGGTACGACGTGACCGTACACGGCATGGAGGCGCATGCGGGCCCGACGCCGATGGAACTGCGCCGCGATGCGCTGCTGGTCGCGGCCGATCTCGTGCGTGCGGTGAACGGCATCGCGCGTGCGCATCCGCCGCACGGACGCGGCACGGTCGGCTGGGTCGACGTGCACCCGAATTCGCGCAACGTGATTCCCGGCCGCGTGACGCTGACCGTCGACCTGCGCGCGGCCGACGACGCGACGCTGGCGTCGATGGACGCGCAACTGCGTGCGACATGCGCCGACCTGGGCGCGGCGGCCGGGATGCGGATCGACATCGAGCCGGTCGTGTATTTTCCGCCGCAGCCGTTCGATCCGGCGCTGATCGAGCAGGTCCGCGCCGGGGCGCACGCGCTCGGGCTGTCGTCGATGAACGTGATCAGCGGCGCGGGCCACGATGCGGTGTATCTCGCGCGCGTGGCGCCGACCGCGATGATCTTCGTGCCGTGCAAGGACGGCATCAGTCACAACGAGATCGAAGACGCCGATCCGGTGCATCTGGAAGCCGGCTGCAACGTGCTGCTGCATGCGATGCTGGGCGCGGCCGGGATCGCGGAGGGCCGTGCGCGATGA
- a CDS encoding ABC transporter ATP-binding protein — protein sequence MMLDVKEVHACYGKSHVLQGISLNVSEGETVTLLGRNGAGKSTTLKTIAGVVAPTGGTVTFAGRPVSGQPAHRIAARGLCFVPEHRGIFRLLSVEENLRLGARRDSPWQLDDIYRIFPRLKERRRNGGAQLSGGEQQMLAIGRALMNHPRLLMLDEPVEGLAPVIVEEIVAQLKQIKAAGVAILLVEQNLEVCTQLADRHFVIEQGVIVYEGSNAAFAADHDVKDRYLGVGVA from the coding sequence ATGATGCTCGACGTGAAGGAGGTGCACGCCTGCTACGGCAAGAGCCACGTGCTGCAGGGCATTTCGCTGAACGTGAGCGAAGGGGAGACGGTGACGCTGCTCGGCCGCAACGGCGCGGGCAAATCGACGACGCTCAAGACGATCGCGGGCGTCGTCGCGCCGACCGGCGGCACGGTGACGTTCGCGGGCCGGCCGGTGTCCGGGCAGCCGGCGCACCGGATCGCCGCGCGCGGCCTGTGCTTCGTGCCCGAGCATCGGGGGATTTTCCGGCTGCTGTCGGTCGAGGAAAACCTGCGGCTCGGCGCGCGTCGCGATTCGCCGTGGCAGCTCGACGACATCTACCGGATCTTTCCGCGCCTGAAGGAACGCCGCCGCAACGGCGGCGCTCAGTTGTCGGGTGGCGAGCAGCAGATGCTCGCGATCGGCCGCGCGCTGATGAATCATCCGCGGCTGCTGATGCTCGACGAGCCGGTCGAGGGGCTCGCCCCGGTGATCGTCGAGGAAATCGTCGCGCAGTTGAAGCAGATCAAGGCGGCCGGCGTCGCGATCCTGCTCGTCGAACAGAACCTCGAAGTGTGCACGCAGCTCGCGGACCGCCACTTCGTGATCGAACAGGGCGTGATCGTCTACGAAGGCAGCAACGCGGCATTCGCGGCCGATCACGACGTGAAGGACCGCTACCTGGGCGTCGGTGTCGCATGA
- a CDS encoding ABC transporter ATP-binding protein, which yields MSEAILEARGIVKRYGKFTALGGVDLRIMPRTVHSVIGPNGAGKTTLFHTLTGTLPITSGSILFDGHDVSHEPDHKRVRRGIARSFQVTSLFPNLSVRENLRVAAQGVESRRALNPWAPPRGALAHDGIIDDVLERLGLQRFADTASGVLSHGQQRRLEVGMALAARPRAIFLDEPTSGMGIDDLDDMKTLIRGLRDDYTVVLIEHNMGIVMDISDTITVMQQGRVLVEGRPDAIRGDARVRSAYLGNMITGGRA from the coding sequence ATGAGCGAAGCGATTCTCGAAGCGCGCGGCATCGTCAAGCGCTACGGCAAGTTCACGGCGCTGGGCGGCGTCGATCTGCGCATCATGCCGCGCACCGTGCATTCGGTGATCGGCCCGAACGGCGCGGGCAAGACGACGTTGTTCCATACGCTGACCGGCACGCTGCCGATCACGTCGGGCTCGATCCTGTTCGACGGTCACGACGTGTCGCACGAGCCCGATCACAAGCGCGTGCGGCGCGGCATCGCCCGCTCGTTCCAGGTGACGAGCCTGTTTCCGAACCTGAGCGTGCGCGAGAACCTGCGCGTTGCCGCGCAGGGCGTCGAATCGCGCCGGGCGCTCAATCCGTGGGCGCCGCCGCGCGGCGCGCTCGCGCACGACGGCATCATCGACGACGTACTCGAGCGGCTCGGCCTGCAGCGCTTCGCCGACACGGCGTCGGGTGTGCTGTCGCACGGCCAGCAGCGCCGGTTGGAGGTGGGGATGGCGCTGGCGGCCCGGCCGCGCGCGATTTTCCTCGACGAGCCGACGTCGGGCATGGGCATCGACGATCTCGACGACATGAAGACGCTGATCCGCGGCCTGCGCGACGACTACACGGTCGTGCTGATCGAACACAACATGGGCATCGTGATGGACATCTCGGACACGATCACGGTGATGCAGCAAGGGCGCGTGCTGGTCGAAGGCCGACCCGACGCGATTCGCGGCGACGCGCGCGTGCGCAGCGCCTATCTCGGCAACATGATCACGGGAGGCCGCGCATGA